One Gopherus flavomarginatus isolate rGopFla2 chromosome 13, rGopFla2.mat.asm, whole genome shotgun sequence DNA window includes the following coding sequences:
- the CXCR5 gene encoding C-X-C chemokine receptor type 5 isoform X2 translates to MNLLGEFTDYNDNDNTTRSYDDYFCPEIVSSLASDPTHPFKKIFMPLVYLLIFLLGTLGNALVLIILERYKRARTTTENFLFHLALANLVLLLTLPFGVTESLTGWIFGTFLCKVLSAVHKINFYCSSMLLGCISVDRYLAIVYAIHTYRKRRVRSIHLTCLAIWFVSLVLTLPDLVLMEVWSDKSNHSVCNFQQVGIHGSNMWLATRFLYHIVGFFLPLLVMCYCYTAIVRTLCQSQRLQRQKAVRVAILVTGVFLLCWSPYHMVIFLDTLDKLETLPNDCALADQLGTSIMVTEVIGFTHCCLNPILYAFVGVKFRNDFFRILRDLGCISQETLQEILDVTRKSSGIESDTITSVSTF, encoded by the exons ATG AATTTGCTGGGGGAATTCACTGACTACAATGACAATGACAACACCACAAGATCCTACGATGACTACTTTTGTCCAGAAATAGTCTCATCACTGGCTAGTGATCCCACACATCCTTTCAAGAAGATCTTTATGCCCTTAGTCTACCTTCTGATATTCCTTCTGGGGACCTTGGGCAATGCCCTAGTATTGATCATCCTGGAGCGTTACAAGCGCGCCCGCACTACCACCGAGAACTTCCTCTTTCACCTAGCCCTGGCCAATCTGGTGCTATTGCTCACCTTGCCTTTTGGCGTGACCGAGAGCTTAACTGGCTGGATCTTTGGCACTTTCCTCTGCAAAGTCCTCAGCGCTGTCCACAAGATCAACTTCTACTGCAGCAGCATGCTGCTGGGCTGCATCAGTGTGGATCGCTACCTCGCCATAGTGTATGCTATCCACACCTACAGAAAGCGCAGAGTCAGGTCGATCCACCTCACTTGCCTGGCCATTTGGTTCGTCTCCCTGGTGCTGACCTTGCCCGATCTAGTGCTCATGGAGGTCTGGTCAGACAAGAGCAACCACAGTGTCTGCAATTTCCAGCAAGTTGGGATTCATGGCAGCAACATGTGGCTGGCAACCCGCTTCCTGTATCACATTGTGGGTTTCTTCTTGCCCCTGCTGGTCATGTGCTACTGCTACACAGCCATTGTGAGGACCCTGTGCCAGTCTCAGCGGCTGCAGAGGCAGAAGGCCGTGAGAGTGGCCATCCTGGTCACAGGGGTGTTCCTACTCTGTTGGAGCCCTTACCACATGGTCATCTTTTTGGACACACTAGACAAGCTGGAAACCTTACCGAACGATTGTGCCTTGGCAGACCAACTGGGCACCAGCATCATGGTGACAGAGGTGATTGGCTTCACACATTGCTGTCTCAACCCCATCCTCTATGCCTTTGTTGGAGTCAAGTTCCGCAACGACTTCTTCCGGATCCTCCGGGACCTGGGCTGCATAAGCCAAGAGACCCTGCAGGAGATCCTTGATGTGACGAGGAAGAGCAGTGGGATTGAGTCGGACACCATCACTTCTGTCAGCACCTTCTAG
- the CXCR5 gene encoding C-X-C chemokine receptor type 5 isoform X1, with amino-acid sequence MGPYSISMKSYDMNLLGEFTDYNDNDNTTRSYDDYFCPEIVSSLASDPTHPFKKIFMPLVYLLIFLLGTLGNALVLIILERYKRARTTTENFLFHLALANLVLLLTLPFGVTESLTGWIFGTFLCKVLSAVHKINFYCSSMLLGCISVDRYLAIVYAIHTYRKRRVRSIHLTCLAIWFVSLVLTLPDLVLMEVWSDKSNHSVCNFQQVGIHGSNMWLATRFLYHIVGFFLPLLVMCYCYTAIVRTLCQSQRLQRQKAVRVAILVTGVFLLCWSPYHMVIFLDTLDKLETLPNDCALADQLGTSIMVTEVIGFTHCCLNPILYAFVGVKFRNDFFRILRDLGCISQETLQEILDVTRKSSGIESDTITSVSTF; translated from the coding sequence AATTTGCTGGGGGAATTCACTGACTACAATGACAATGACAACACCACAAGATCCTACGATGACTACTTTTGTCCAGAAATAGTCTCATCACTGGCTAGTGATCCCACACATCCTTTCAAGAAGATCTTTATGCCCTTAGTCTACCTTCTGATATTCCTTCTGGGGACCTTGGGCAATGCCCTAGTATTGATCATCCTGGAGCGTTACAAGCGCGCCCGCACTACCACCGAGAACTTCCTCTTTCACCTAGCCCTGGCCAATCTGGTGCTATTGCTCACCTTGCCTTTTGGCGTGACCGAGAGCTTAACTGGCTGGATCTTTGGCACTTTCCTCTGCAAAGTCCTCAGCGCTGTCCACAAGATCAACTTCTACTGCAGCAGCATGCTGCTGGGCTGCATCAGTGTGGATCGCTACCTCGCCATAGTGTATGCTATCCACACCTACAGAAAGCGCAGAGTCAGGTCGATCCACCTCACTTGCCTGGCCATTTGGTTCGTCTCCCTGGTGCTGACCTTGCCCGATCTAGTGCTCATGGAGGTCTGGTCAGACAAGAGCAACCACAGTGTCTGCAATTTCCAGCAAGTTGGGATTCATGGCAGCAACATGTGGCTGGCAACCCGCTTCCTGTATCACATTGTGGGTTTCTTCTTGCCCCTGCTGGTCATGTGCTACTGCTACACAGCCATTGTGAGGACCCTGTGCCAGTCTCAGCGGCTGCAGAGGCAGAAGGCCGTGAGAGTGGCCATCCTGGTCACAGGGGTGTTCCTACTCTGTTGGAGCCCTTACCACATGGTCATCTTTTTGGACACACTAGACAAGCTGGAAACCTTACCGAACGATTGTGCCTTGGCAGACCAACTGGGCACCAGCATCATGGTGACAGAGGTGATTGGCTTCACACATTGCTGTCTCAACCCCATCCTCTATGCCTTTGTTGGAGTCAAGTTCCGCAACGACTTCTTCCGGATCCTCCGGGACCTGGGCTGCATAAGCCAAGAGACCCTGCAGGAGATCCTTGATGTGACGAGGAAGAGCAGTGGGATTGAGTCGGACACCATCACTTCTGTCAGCACCTTCTAG
- the BCL9L gene encoding B-cell CLL/lymphoma 9-like protein isoform X1, which translates to MHPDNKLTNHGKTGNSGTQSQHHNVSQGPTCNLGSKGVGAGNHGSKANQISPGNSGLKNSQNAVPNFGSLKGKVKRERSISVDSGEQREASTPSLDTESKGEVAPRSKRRCVLEKKQPYSGDEWCSGPDSEEDDKSISSTHNCNVADPAMSTAPQLGPGSNPLPSLNETSSSNAPHGAAPGLRPDAGGSGGGGGAGKQPSQFVYVFTTHLANTAAEAVLQGRADSILAYHQQNVPRAKLDQAPAPKVLGVAEQLPVNPPASSTPQPQPPPPQPPPPQSISQQALPAPTTLPQEGTGEDIRRDLTPNSVGNSSGSTQAGSNHPNTPNAASNPMQPGQVDSSSASSSNLLGDGASAGATGNGQVVLGPRNPMNSEGLSKEQLEHRERSLQTLRDIERLLLRSGEAEPFMKANQSAGEGGPTPQPQPPPTQPPLPPVGMKKYEEPLQSMISQTQNLGGPNLEHEVPHHPGSDMGQQMNIMMQRLSQDSLTPEQVAWRKLQEEYYEEKRRKEEQISIHGRPMQEMMIPQSMGGMMIRGPPPPYHSKPGEPWLPGMGNQLRGPIEVQDPMQMRGAPPFPGPRFPGNQMQRVSGFGGMQNVPMDALGSMNAMQRPVRPGMGWNDDMPPIGGPGNFPQGSLPYPSGQGDPERFMNPRAREEILRHQLMEKRPVVMQRPMGMSGSSMSQGLEMERMIQAHRQIDPSMFPGQMPGESLGGAPIGMDFAGTRGMLSPPMSQSSLRDMDAPMGPGNLNMNMNVNMNMNMNLNVQMTPQQQMMMSQKMRGPDMIGHQGISPEDLARVRAQNGSGGTMMGGPQKMMIPSQFPSQGQQGFSGGQGPYPSMPQEMGSAPDMFSPEQGAMSIGNIGGTTRLSHIPLPPASNSAPTQGGNLANMHPAPSRGLGRRPSDLTINITQMNSPGMAHLKSPTLSQVHSPLVPSPSANLKSPQTPSQMVSIPPSNQSGPLKSPQVMSSSLNVRSPTSSPSRLKSPSMAVPSPGWVPSPKTTLPSPGVSQSKQPISMNSSASMGGLDQGSLPPGPRSSSSAPASNPSSTMNPNIPFTSSPDPSPSQNPLSLMMSQMSKYAMPSSTPLYHNAIKTIATSDDELLPDRPMLPPGSMPGITGNQPNPLHLNSVGPASSQSPMGMNLPGQQPLSHEPPTSMMSSPNPLGTNIPMHPGAQGAGVPPQNPMMLPPGPQDSLNQPCGPVPNNSQMVPSNQLVFPRMQQPHNAMQSPAAGMPMTPGGGGGAGMQQHYPPGMPLPPEDLPSQQPGQMPSQQHMLGKNIPPRIGDPYPPVLPGVASVLNDPELSEVIRPTPTGIPEFDLSRIIPSEKPSSTLQYFPKSDSQAPKSQPSNLHLMNLQNMMAEQPPTRPGMSAPSLPGQQGVQRGLNMSMCHPGQVSMLGRTGMPPQQAMMGNSMHQGMMSPQQSLMAQQNFMLMQAKQRSMSVSGEMYGQTGHMMSPQGSLMGPPPQQNLMVTHQMRQRSVSLDSQMSYISGPGNMANLPF; encoded by the exons ATGCACCCTGACAATAAACTGACCAATCATGGAAAGACAGGTAACAGCGGCACCCAGTCTCAGCACCATAATGTGAGCCAAGGACCCACTTGCAACCTGGGGTCTAAGGGCGTGGGGGCGGGAAATCATGGCAGCAAAGCCAATCAGATTTCTCCTGGCAACTCTGGACTGAAAAACAGCCAGAACGCTGTTCCAAACTTTGGGTCCTTGAAGGGCAAAGTGAAACGGGAACGAAGCATCTCGGTGGACTCAGGAGAGCAGCgggaagccagcaccccctcACTGGACACGGAATCGAAAG GGGAGGTGGCTCCCCGCAGCAAGCGTCGGTGTGTGCTGGAGAAGAAACAGCCATACAGCGGGGACGAATGGTGCTCAGGACCGGACAGCGAGGAGGACGACAAATCCATCAGCAGCACACACA ACTGTAATGTAGCAGATCCTGCAATGTCCACAGCCCCGCAGCTTGGTCCTGGGTCCAACCCGCTGCCGAGCCTGAATGAGACCAGTTCTTCCAATGCACCACATGGTGCTGCTCCTGGCCTGCGGCCTGATGCTGGGGgcagtggaggtggtggtggtgccgGAAAGCAGCCTTCCCAGTTTGTTTATGTCTTCACCACTCACCTTGCTAACAC TGCCGCAGAAGCTGTCTTGCAGGGGCGAGCAGACTCCATCCTGGCCTATCATCAGCAGAATGTTCCCCGGGCAAAGCTAGACCAG GCTCCAGCTCCCAAGGTACTGGGAGTTGCCGAGCAACTGCCAGTTAACCCACCTGCCTCCAGCACTCCGCAgcctcagccccccccaccccagccccctccaccccaaagcATCAGTCAGCAAGCTTTGCCTGCACCAACTACCCTACCCCAGGAAGGGACGGGAGAGGACATTCGGCGGGACCTGACTCCCAACTCTGTGGGAAATAGCAGCGGCAGcacccaggcagggagcaaccACCCCAACACACCCAATGCCGCCTCCAACCCGATGCAGCCTGGGCAAGTGGACTCTTCTAGTGCTTCCAGCTCTAACTTACTGGGGGATGGTGCCAGTGCTGGGGCAACCGGAAATGGGCAGGTAGTGCTGGGCCCCAGGAACCCCATGAACTCAGAGGGGCTCTCTaaggagcagctggagcaccggGAACGCTCCCTGCAGACCCTGCGGGACATTGAGCGCCTGTTGCTGCGCAGCGGTGAGGCCGAGCCCTTCATGAAGGCCAACCAAAGTGCTGGCGAGGgtggccccactccccagccgcaacccccacccacccagccacccctcccACCTGTGGGCATGAAGAAGTATGAAGAGCCCCTGCAGTCCATGATTTCACAGACGCAGAATCTGGGGGGCCCCAACTTGGAGCATGAGGTCCCCCACCACCCAGGCTCTGACATGGGGCAGCAGATGAACATCATGATGCAGCGGCTGAGCCAAGACAGCCTGACGCCAGAGCAAGTGGCCTGGAGAAAGCTGCAGGAGGAGTATTATGAGGAGAAGCGGCGGAAGGAGGAGCAGATCAGCATCCATGGTCGACCCATGCAGGAGATGATGATCCCACAGTCCATGGGTGGCATGATGATCCGGGGGCCACCACCGCCTTATCACAGCAAACCTGGGGAGCCGTGGCTTCCAGGGATGGGGAACCAGCTAAGGGGGCCCATTGAGGTCCAGGACCCCATGCAGATGAGGGGAGCACCCCCCTTCCCAGGGCCAAGGTTCCCCGGAAATCAGATGCAGAGGGTCTCTGGCTTTGGCGGGATGCAGAATGTGCCCATGGATGCCCTTGGGTCCATGAATGCTATGCAGCGGCCAGTCAGGCCTGGCATGGGATGGAATGATGATATGCCTCCAATAGGAGGCCCAGGGAACTTTCCACAAGGGAGCCTGCCCTACCCTTCAGGGCAAGGGGACCCTGAGCGGTTCATGAACCCCCGAGCCAGGGAGGAGATCCTGAGGCATCAGCTGATGGAGAAGCGCCCGGTGGTGATGCAGAGGCCCATGGGGATGTCTGGCAGCTCCATGAGCCAAGGTTTGGAAATGGAGAGGATGATACAGGCTCACAGGCAGATTGACCCGTCAATGTTCCCTGGACAGATGCCAGGAGAGAGCCTAGGTGGTGCACCCATAGGTATGGACTTCGCGGGTACCCGTGGGATGTTGAGCCCACCCATGAGCCAGTCGAGCCTCCGAGACATGGATGCGCCCATGGGACCTGGGAACCTCAACATGAACATGAATGTCAACATGAACATGAACATGAACCTCAATGTCCAGATGACCCCACAGCAGCAGATGATGATGTCGCAGAAAATGAGGGGTCCTGACATGATAGGCCACCAGGGCATCagccctgaggatctggccagggTGAGAGCTCAGAATGGTAGTGGTGGCACAATGATGGGGGGGCCACAGAAGATGATGATCCCTTCACAGTTCCCCAGCCAAGGGCAGCAAGGCTTCTCAGGTGGGCAGGGCCCCTATCCCAGCATGCCCCAGGAGATGGGCAGTGCCCCAGACATGTTCAGCCCTGAACAGGGTGCCATGTCCATTGGGAACATCGGTGGCACCACCAGGCTCAGTCACATCCCTTTGCCGCCAGCTTCCAATTCCGCTCCCACTCAAGGGGGCAACCTAGCCAACATGCACCCGGCACCCTCACGGGGGCTGGGCCGCAGGCCCTCCGACCTCACCATCAACATCACCCAGATGAACTCCCCTGGCATGGCCCACCTCAAGTCCCCAACGCTCAGCCAGGTGCACTCACCGCTTGTCCCCTCCCCATCTGCCAACCTGAAGTCTCCACAGACGCCCTCGCAGATGGTCAGCATACCACCTTCCAACCAGTCTGGGCCCCTGAAGTCGCCCCAGGTGATGAGCTCCTCCCTCAACGTCAGGTCTCCCACCAGCTCACCAAGCCGCCTGAAGTCCCCTTCCATGGCCGTTCCTTCACCCGGGTGGGTGCCATCTCCCAAAACCACCTTGCCAAGTCCTGGAGTCAGCCAGAGCAAGCAGCCTATCAGCATGAATTCGTCAGCTTCCATGGGAGGGCTGGATCAGG GTTCGCTCCCTCCTGGACCTAGGAGCAGTTCGTCTGCGCCTGCCAGTAATCCCTCTAGCACCATGAATCCCAACATACCTTTTACTTCCTCTCCAGATCCATCCCCTTCCCAGAACCCCCTCTCGCTGATGATGTCACAGATGTCCAAGTATGCCATGCCCAGCTCCACACCACTCTACCACAATGCCATCAAAACCATCGCCACCTCTGATGATGAGCTGCTCCCAGACAGGCCTATGCTCCCACCAGGAAGCATGCCAG GTATCACAGGAAATCAGCCAAATCCACTGCACTTGAATTCAGTGGGGCCTGCATCCTCACAGAGTCCCATGGGGATGAActtgcctggccagcagccactctCCCATGAACCCCCCACGTCCATGATGTCCTCGCCGAATCCCCTGGGCACCAACATTCCGATGCACCCTGGTGCACAGGGGGCGGgtgtgcccccccaaaaccccatgATGCTGCCTCCAGGGCCCCAGGACTCCTTGAACCAGCCCTGTGGCCCTGTGCCAAACAATTCTCagatggtcccttccaaccagcTGGTGTTCCCCCGCATGCAGCAGCCCCACAATGCCATGCAGTCTCCAGCTGCGGGTATGCCCATGACaccaggaggtggaggaggggctgggatgcAGCAACATTACCCGCCTGGGATGCCTTTGCCaccagaggaccttccctctcagCAGCCTGGCCAGATGCCCTCCcagcagcacatgctgggcaAGAACATCCCTCCTCGGATTGGAGATCCCTATCCCCCTGTGCTTCCGGGTGTGGCTTCAGTGCTGAATGACCCTGAGCTCAGTGAGGTCATCCGCCCCACACCTACGGGCATCCCTGAGTTTGACCTGTCCAGGATCATCCCTTCAGAGAAGCCGAGCAGCACCTTGCAGTATTTCCCCAAGAGTGACAGCCAAGCACCGAAATCACAGCCTTCCAACCTCCACCTCATGAACCTGCAGAACATGATGGCTGAGCAGCCACCCACACGGCCGGGCATGAGCGCCCCCAGCCTTCCAGGGCAGCAGGGCGTGCAGCGGGGACTCAACATGTCTATGTGCCACCCTGGACAGGTGTCCATGCTGGGCAGGACAGGTATGCCACCCCAGCAAGCCATGATGGGGAATAGCATGCACCAGGGCATGATGTCCCCACAGCAGAGTCTGATGGCCCAGCAGAATTTCATGCTGATGCAGGCTAAGCAGAGGAGCATGTCTGTGTCAGGGGAAATGTACGGCCAGACGGGCCATATGATGTCGCCTCAGGGCTCCCTAatggggcccccacctcagcagAACCTTATGGTCACACACCAGATGAGGCAGAGGAGTGTTTCACTGGACAGCCAAATGAGCTATATCTCCGGGCCTGGAAACATGGCAAACCTGCCTTTCTAA
- the BCL9L gene encoding B-cell CLL/lymphoma 9-like protein isoform X2 encodes MHPDNKLTNHGKTGNSGTQSQHHNVSQGPTCNLGSKGVGAGNHGSKANQISPGNSGLKNSQNAVPNFGSLKGKVKRERSISVDSGEQREASTPSLDTESKGEVAPRSKRRCVLEKKQPYSGDEWCSGPDSEEDDKSISSTHNCNVADPAMSTAPQLGPGSNPLPSLNETSSSNAPHGAAPGLRPDAGGSGGGGGAGKQPSQFVYVFTTHLANTAAEAVLQGRADSILAYHQQNVPRAKLDQAPAPKVLGVAEQLPVNPPASSTPQPQPPPPQPPPPQSISQQALPAPTTLPQEGTGEDIRRDLTPNSVGNSSGSTQAGSNHPNTPNAASNPMQPGQVDSSSASSSNLLGDGASAGATGNGQVVLGPRNPMNSEGLSKEQLEHRERSLQTLRDIERLLLRSGEAEPFMKANQSAGEGGPTPQPQPPPTQPPLPPVGMKKYEEPLQSMISQTQNLGGPNLEHEVPHHPGSDMGQQMNIMMQRLSQDSLTPEQVAWRKLQEEYYEEKRRKEEQISIHGRPMQEMMIPQSMGGMMIRGPPPPYHSKPGEPWLPGMGNQLRGPIEVQDPMQMRGAPPFPGPRFPGNQMQRVSGFGGMQNVPMDALGSMNAMQRPVRPGMGWNDDMPPIGGPGNFPQGSLPYPSGQGDPERFMNPRAREEILRHQLMEKRPVVMQRPMGMSGSSMSQGLEMERMIQAHRQIDPSMFPGQMPGESLGGAPIGMDFAGTRGMLSPPMSQSSLRDMDAPMGPGNLNMNMNVNMNMNMNLNVQMTPQQQMMMSQKMRGPDMIGHQGISPEDLARVRAQNGSGGTMMGGPQKMMIPSQFPSQGQQGFSGGQGPYPSMPQEMGSAPDMFSPEQGAMSIGNIGGTTRLSHIPLPPASNSAPTQGGNLANMHPAPSRGLGRRPSDLTINITQMNSPGMAHLKSPTLSQVHSPLVPSPSANLKSPQTPSQMVSIPPSNQSGPLKSPQVMSSSLNVRSPTSSPSRLKSPSMAVPSPGWVPSPKTTLPSPGVSQSKQPISMNSSASMGGLDQDPSPSQNPLSLMMSQMSKYAMPSSTPLYHNAIKTIATSDDELLPDRPMLPPGSMPGITGNQPNPLHLNSVGPASSQSPMGMNLPGQQPLSHEPPTSMMSSPNPLGTNIPMHPGAQGAGVPPQNPMMLPPGPQDSLNQPCGPVPNNSQMVPSNQLVFPRMQQPHNAMQSPAAGMPMTPGGGGGAGMQQHYPPGMPLPPEDLPSQQPGQMPSQQHMLGKNIPPRIGDPYPPVLPGVASVLNDPELSEVIRPTPTGIPEFDLSRIIPSEKPSSTLQYFPKSDSQAPKSQPSNLHLMNLQNMMAEQPPTRPGMSAPSLPGQQGVQRGLNMSMCHPGQVSMLGRTGMPPQQAMMGNSMHQGMMSPQQSLMAQQNFMLMQAKQRSMSVSGEMYGQTGHMMSPQGSLMGPPPQQNLMVTHQMRQRSVSLDSQMSYISGPGNMANLPF; translated from the exons ATGCACCCTGACAATAAACTGACCAATCATGGAAAGACAGGTAACAGCGGCACCCAGTCTCAGCACCATAATGTGAGCCAAGGACCCACTTGCAACCTGGGGTCTAAGGGCGTGGGGGCGGGAAATCATGGCAGCAAAGCCAATCAGATTTCTCCTGGCAACTCTGGACTGAAAAACAGCCAGAACGCTGTTCCAAACTTTGGGTCCTTGAAGGGCAAAGTGAAACGGGAACGAAGCATCTCGGTGGACTCAGGAGAGCAGCgggaagccagcaccccctcACTGGACACGGAATCGAAAG GGGAGGTGGCTCCCCGCAGCAAGCGTCGGTGTGTGCTGGAGAAGAAACAGCCATACAGCGGGGACGAATGGTGCTCAGGACCGGACAGCGAGGAGGACGACAAATCCATCAGCAGCACACACA ACTGTAATGTAGCAGATCCTGCAATGTCCACAGCCCCGCAGCTTGGTCCTGGGTCCAACCCGCTGCCGAGCCTGAATGAGACCAGTTCTTCCAATGCACCACATGGTGCTGCTCCTGGCCTGCGGCCTGATGCTGGGGgcagtggaggtggtggtggtgccgGAAAGCAGCCTTCCCAGTTTGTTTATGTCTTCACCACTCACCTTGCTAACAC TGCCGCAGAAGCTGTCTTGCAGGGGCGAGCAGACTCCATCCTGGCCTATCATCAGCAGAATGTTCCCCGGGCAAAGCTAGACCAG GCTCCAGCTCCCAAGGTACTGGGAGTTGCCGAGCAACTGCCAGTTAACCCACCTGCCTCCAGCACTCCGCAgcctcagccccccccaccccagccccctccaccccaaagcATCAGTCAGCAAGCTTTGCCTGCACCAACTACCCTACCCCAGGAAGGGACGGGAGAGGACATTCGGCGGGACCTGACTCCCAACTCTGTGGGAAATAGCAGCGGCAGcacccaggcagggagcaaccACCCCAACACACCCAATGCCGCCTCCAACCCGATGCAGCCTGGGCAAGTGGACTCTTCTAGTGCTTCCAGCTCTAACTTACTGGGGGATGGTGCCAGTGCTGGGGCAACCGGAAATGGGCAGGTAGTGCTGGGCCCCAGGAACCCCATGAACTCAGAGGGGCTCTCTaaggagcagctggagcaccggGAACGCTCCCTGCAGACCCTGCGGGACATTGAGCGCCTGTTGCTGCGCAGCGGTGAGGCCGAGCCCTTCATGAAGGCCAACCAAAGTGCTGGCGAGGgtggccccactccccagccgcaacccccacccacccagccacccctcccACCTGTGGGCATGAAGAAGTATGAAGAGCCCCTGCAGTCCATGATTTCACAGACGCAGAATCTGGGGGGCCCCAACTTGGAGCATGAGGTCCCCCACCACCCAGGCTCTGACATGGGGCAGCAGATGAACATCATGATGCAGCGGCTGAGCCAAGACAGCCTGACGCCAGAGCAAGTGGCCTGGAGAAAGCTGCAGGAGGAGTATTATGAGGAGAAGCGGCGGAAGGAGGAGCAGATCAGCATCCATGGTCGACCCATGCAGGAGATGATGATCCCACAGTCCATGGGTGGCATGATGATCCGGGGGCCACCACCGCCTTATCACAGCAAACCTGGGGAGCCGTGGCTTCCAGGGATGGGGAACCAGCTAAGGGGGCCCATTGAGGTCCAGGACCCCATGCAGATGAGGGGAGCACCCCCCTTCCCAGGGCCAAGGTTCCCCGGAAATCAGATGCAGAGGGTCTCTGGCTTTGGCGGGATGCAGAATGTGCCCATGGATGCCCTTGGGTCCATGAATGCTATGCAGCGGCCAGTCAGGCCTGGCATGGGATGGAATGATGATATGCCTCCAATAGGAGGCCCAGGGAACTTTCCACAAGGGAGCCTGCCCTACCCTTCAGGGCAAGGGGACCCTGAGCGGTTCATGAACCCCCGAGCCAGGGAGGAGATCCTGAGGCATCAGCTGATGGAGAAGCGCCCGGTGGTGATGCAGAGGCCCATGGGGATGTCTGGCAGCTCCATGAGCCAAGGTTTGGAAATGGAGAGGATGATACAGGCTCACAGGCAGATTGACCCGTCAATGTTCCCTGGACAGATGCCAGGAGAGAGCCTAGGTGGTGCACCCATAGGTATGGACTTCGCGGGTACCCGTGGGATGTTGAGCCCACCCATGAGCCAGTCGAGCCTCCGAGACATGGATGCGCCCATGGGACCTGGGAACCTCAACATGAACATGAATGTCAACATGAACATGAACATGAACCTCAATGTCCAGATGACCCCACAGCAGCAGATGATGATGTCGCAGAAAATGAGGGGTCCTGACATGATAGGCCACCAGGGCATCagccctgaggatctggccagggTGAGAGCTCAGAATGGTAGTGGTGGCACAATGATGGGGGGGCCACAGAAGATGATGATCCCTTCACAGTTCCCCAGCCAAGGGCAGCAAGGCTTCTCAGGTGGGCAGGGCCCCTATCCCAGCATGCCCCAGGAGATGGGCAGTGCCCCAGACATGTTCAGCCCTGAACAGGGTGCCATGTCCATTGGGAACATCGGTGGCACCACCAGGCTCAGTCACATCCCTTTGCCGCCAGCTTCCAATTCCGCTCCCACTCAAGGGGGCAACCTAGCCAACATGCACCCGGCACCCTCACGGGGGCTGGGCCGCAGGCCCTCCGACCTCACCATCAACATCACCCAGATGAACTCCCCTGGCATGGCCCACCTCAAGTCCCCAACGCTCAGCCAGGTGCACTCACCGCTTGTCCCCTCCCCATCTGCCAACCTGAAGTCTCCACAGACGCCCTCGCAGATGGTCAGCATACCACCTTCCAACCAGTCTGGGCCCCTGAAGTCGCCCCAGGTGATGAGCTCCTCCCTCAACGTCAGGTCTCCCACCAGCTCACCAAGCCGCCTGAAGTCCCCTTCCATGGCCGTTCCTTCACCCGGGTGGGTGCCATCTCCCAAAACCACCTTGCCAAGTCCTGGAGTCAGCCAGAGCAAGCAGCCTATCAGCATGAATTCGTCAGCTTCCATGGGAGGGCTGGATCAGG ATCCATCCCCTTCCCAGAACCCCCTCTCGCTGATGATGTCACAGATGTCCAAGTATGCCATGCCCAGCTCCACACCACTCTACCACAATGCCATCAAAACCATCGCCACCTCTGATGATGAGCTGCTCCCAGACAGGCCTATGCTCCCACCAGGAAGCATGCCAG GTATCACAGGAAATCAGCCAAATCCACTGCACTTGAATTCAGTGGGGCCTGCATCCTCACAGAGTCCCATGGGGATGAActtgcctggccagcagccactctCCCATGAACCCCCCACGTCCATGATGTCCTCGCCGAATCCCCTGGGCACCAACATTCCGATGCACCCTGGTGCACAGGGGGCGGgtgtgcccccccaaaaccccatgATGCTGCCTCCAGGGCCCCAGGACTCCTTGAACCAGCCCTGTGGCCCTGTGCCAAACAATTCTCagatggtcccttccaaccagcTGGTGTTCCCCCGCATGCAGCAGCCCCACAATGCCATGCAGTCTCCAGCTGCGGGTATGCCCATGACaccaggaggtggaggaggggctgggatgcAGCAACATTACCCGCCTGGGATGCCTTTGCCaccagaggaccttccctctcagCAGCCTGGCCAGATGCCCTCCcagcagcacatgctgggcaAGAACATCCCTCCTCGGATTGGAGATCCCTATCCCCCTGTGCTTCCGGGTGTGGCTTCAGTGCTGAATGACCCTGAGCTCAGTGAGGTCATCCGCCCCACACCTACGGGCATCCCTGAGTTTGACCTGTCCAGGATCATCCCTTCAGAGAAGCCGAGCAGCACCTTGCAGTATTTCCCCAAGAGTGACAGCCAAGCACCGAAATCACAGCCTTCCAACCTCCACCTCATGAACCTGCAGAACATGATGGCTGAGCAGCCACCCACACGGCCGGGCATGAGCGCCCCCAGCCTTCCAGGGCAGCAGGGCGTGCAGCGGGGACTCAACATGTCTATGTGCCACCCTGGACAGGTGTCCATGCTGGGCAGGACAGGTATGCCACCCCAGCAAGCCATGATGGGGAATAGCATGCACCAGGGCATGATGTCCCCACAGCAGAGTCTGATGGCCCAGCAGAATTTCATGCTGATGCAGGCTAAGCAGAGGAGCATGTCTGTGTCAGGGGAAATGTACGGCCAGACGGGCCATATGATGTCGCCTCAGGGCTCCCTAatggggcccccacctcagcagAACCTTATGGTCACACACCAGATGAGGCAGAGGAGTGTTTCACTGGACAGCCAAATGAGCTATATCTCCGGGCCTGGAAACATGGCAAACCTGCCTTTCTAA